The Falco biarmicus isolate bFalBia1 chromosome 1, bFalBia1.pri, whole genome shotgun sequence DNA segment CACTTACAGGAGAAGGTTGTATAGTAGTTGTGTAGTGGTAAGCTACTTTGGCAATACAGATCTTTCCAGGCTTCACAGCAACCAATGCTACCCACATAGTACAAGGCACTTGCATTTGACAGATGGGTTTGATAGCATATCTATCAACAAACGGTGCACAGCAGGAGCAAagtctgttttcagaaagactCCGAAGCTAAATGAACAACTGCAGCCTGAGAATGTCTTTGCAAAACTGGGTCACAGAATAGGGTCATTTactttaaagcaaaatctgcaAGCAAGCTTTTCTACTTTTTTGTGGTTCTTGAGGTAACTCTCTCAAGGAAGAGCATGAAGGGTCACCTCAgtggagaaggagcaggaggtgTGTCTGACCTGTGCTTACTGGACTTCAGAGCTAACGGTTAGAAAAGTTTACTACCATAgtatttgtataaaaaaaaccaagttaGAGTCATCCACTCCTAATGGTTTTAGCGGTGGCTAGTAGGACCCCTACAACAGTTTTCCTGGTGTGATTTGCTGAAAGCTAATGCAGGTCCTAACTTTAGTGTCAAAAATGAGAAGACAAATTCTCACAGGTAAAGTGCACGTTCATGCAATGCTTATGAACACAGGAACCATCTGTTGACTTGCAGCTCTCGGATCTTCTCTTCTTCTATGACCAAGTTTCTCCcaactgtttttcatttcttcatttaatcCCATTTTCCTCAGCGAAGGTTACTTAAACTTGAAGGTGAATTAAAACTGACTGGATTGCTCTCTTCAAAGAGCTGTGTAGCATTACACATCAGAACAATTTCCCATTTTCATGCTGACTTACATTTTGCTGCAGTTAAGACtgtaaaagaaatcttaaataCTGGCACTTTAAGGCTGCGGGCCTTCAAAAGCTGTAGTCACAGCAGCAACCACAGTGTTGACAGatgttaaaacacagaaaaaactgCCTAGATGAGAAGCAATTAAAATGGCTTCTAAACATATTTAACAGATCCTCTTATGCTTTGGAGTTCCACAAAGCCCTTGTggaaacagaaaggaggaaCATTTTTTGACGTGTCACAGCAGCAACAAATATTTAAGCGTATCTCCAGGGCAGCTGAAGCATTTCTCCTCATCCATTCATAAATTAAACTATAAAGTCATGTATCAGTCATGATACAAAGCTACTTAGTGAACTTCTGGTAGTATACAAAAGCTACAGGAAAACAACTAAATCAAAAATTCCATATGTAATGGATATTACATAATATCCATTGTTTGGGGATAATCACAAGGCACGAGGGATTATTGGCAAAATACCTTGAGCTTCCAAACATAAAAGATCCGATGGTCAATCACAATAAATACAACTTGACATCTGAACGAAGGACTTCAATCTATTTCATAAACTTCATTCAAGGCACGTCACAACACCACATCCATTCAGTTTTCCagtttggaaaaacaaataggCCCAAATGGAGTTTCTCCAAGTCACCTTCTACACAAATGAAGTCCCTTCTAGTTAGCGCCAATTAGCATGTTTGGATACGTGACAGAAAAACTTAATTTTGCAAGTCAGGTGGAGTTCactaagcttaaaaaaaattttgacaCTCAGGTGAGAAAGTGGGGACAGGCgttaaaacataaattaaatcaaaggatgaaaaaataataatttcatttctgccATTTATTAAGAAGCAGTCAGCCAGTATCCTCCCTTGCAAACACCAGGTATTATAGTTAAGAATCCAAATCTAGAATATTAACAGCATATAGTTCTTACAGCAAACAAGCTTCACTTGTAGGTAAGAAGTATCTGCACTGCTTTTCATTCTACATGTTATTACAGAAGACACTGGAAAATACAGTCAATTTACAGCAACTGCAATTATCTTCTGAAATCCTGAATGTCTGCAATTAGAATTGactcctgaaaaaaagtaaGCCTTCCTCATTGTTTCAGTTGATTCTGGATCATAAATTCTGACTAGTCACACCTACTACCCATATCACATCAGATGTAATGTGTTATTTGGTATCTACGTGAAATACTGAGCTTTCATCCATTTAAAGTTAAGAATTGCTGACTCCCAAATGagcttctggaaaaacaaaactagaTTCCATCATTTGACTGCTTCAGAAAAGTCctgttttcataaaatgttGTCAGTAATACAACCAAAAGACAGCATTTACGTTGCAAACTTTGTTGAATTTGGCAGCTGGTACAGTGGATAGGCTTCTCGGAATTTTCTCCAtcaaaataactgaagaaacTTCCCCGTCACCTCCAATAATCTTTGtgcaggaaaaattaattattaactTCTACCGTGCAGTATCTGAATCATCTCATCCAGACActgaacttttttcttgttatcCCTGTCCACTGATGCCAATATTTGGATGATCATTTACATTACTTCCACAAGAACTTTCATGACACAGGTTAAGGTAGAccaatttctttaaaattaaaactacaGCAGACAAGATGATTTCAGCTAAGTTCCAATACTCATACCCTGAGGGCAATGACAGCTTTTCTACAAATCCAGTCAAGAGGGGGGTTTGTGATTCTACCAGTGCATTATTTAACATGCAATGTTCATTTAATATGCCAGAGGATATATCCATGGTGCTACGTCCAGATTTCTAGAGCTGGGCAATCTCTTTGTTAAGCAGTTTCTGTTTGATTACATCAGAATGAGTTTAGTAAAACtaaggggaaaaatacattCAGTCAGGAACTAAGTTCCCTGCAAGCTGGAAGGAATGAAACTCagatgtaaaaacatttttattaactcAGTCCCAGGGTAATACTATCAGATAAACAAAAGgtcaaaaacaacaaaaaacctctaAGGTCAAAGGGAACCACTACAGTACCAGGAGCTTGGAGGAGGGAGACAAGACAGATAGTTGTAAACAAGAATTTATAAGCTATCTTGGAACATTTTCAAGTATGTCTGTAATGCAACTTCATTAGGTCTAAGTGCAAAGTGAAGTAATCAGCTTTAAGAGATTTCATTAGAAGCTGCAACCTCACCAGATCTGTCCAGATTCAAAATATTTGGGCCtattttttgctcctttttgggaaaaaaataatcagactAAGGGctcatttttttactttctgcacCAATATATAATAAAAAGGGTGCAACTGTTAATGGTGCATTTCTAGTAATAAatctaggaaaacaaaattcaggAAATCAGGGTTTCATCTGAAATTCACTGAAGCCAAGACTTCAGTGGGCTTTCATCCAGGTCTTGAGCTCCCTTTGGGCAGCAAGCACAGGGGAAAAGTACAACTCTAATGGCCTTGGTGACGATCAAAGTACATACAAGAAGCAAACTACCAGCTCGGTACCTTTTAAACCAGTAGATCTCCTCCGGATCTGCAATTCCATATTCTCTTAACTTCATCACCATCAGAGAGCTCTTCCTGATGGCTTGTTCATAGCGCTGGCTCCGGGACAGGAAGTTCAAATCCTCATGCTGGAAGTCAGGGTCATTAATAACTAAGGCCTCTGGGGACAcagaacagaagaggaaaacaaactcAGTTTCCACAGACCTCAACAGACTGTGGGGTGCAAAACGATTCAACATTTCACTTGCTGTACTTTAAGgtacaagaacagaaaattaaaaattaatgaagtcAGAAAAGAGTCTCACGCTTTTGTCAAGAGGGACTCTAGCAACAGAGCACTCTCCCCTGCCACACATAACCCACATTTTAAGTTTGGAGCACTCTGGAGGTCAATTCGCTGCTGTAAGACCTTCAGGCCTCTCAATAACAATGTCAAAGCCTCAGCCATCGTCAGTGCGGGATCAGACCGCCTCGTGGACTCTGATGCCCGCAGAAGTCCTTGCAGAAGGGCACAGCGATCATTCCCACTACGCCAACTACAAACCGAAGTGCCCAGAGGCTGCAGACTTTCCGCGTCCCCTCTTCAGCACACACACCAGCCTCTGACAGTCCCACGCCAGCGTGGGCCcggaaaaggaagaggaagaggatggaggTATTTCATTAATGTGACATTTCATGGTAGAGGTGGGTGAGAAACAGGTCACATTTGTACTGCTGGGCAGGAGTGTAGTAGGAAGcaaaaaggaggggagggggccaAAGAGAAATGCCCATGGGCAGCTGCCCCTTAccctctggaggaaggtggacgtgaggaggaagaggacaCAGCTCTACCAGGGCCACCCCAAATCCTCTCTGGGATGGGGAGGCGGGGGGACCAGGGACACaaccctgctcctgctctgacCCATCAGACAAACCCCCTTCCGCAAGGCGGCCCCTCTCCTGCACACCCTCCCctcaccgccccccccccccccccccggagtctcccctctccccaaagGCTCCtccccacgccccccccccaaacctccTCCCGCCCCTCCCTGGAGACTCCCCCTCGGGCCTCGTCTCACAgcgcccccagcccggcccggccccgctcccctcagcgAGGGGCACCGGGCCGGGAGTGGCGGCGGCACAGCCCGGGCCCTGCCTCACCGATCTCCTTGCGGCGGCGGGTACGTTCGGCGCCGCCGTCCAGGATGTGGGTGAGCAGCTCGGGCTGGAAGGTGGCGGCGGCGCGCTCCCTCCGCAGGTCCGCGTTCATCACCATCATCGCGGCGGTAGCGGCGGCTGCGGCTCCgctcggccccggccccggcctcGGCCCCGCCACGCCCCCGCGTGACGTCACGCACCGCGCCGCCGCGCTCCGGCCACGTGACCGCCGCGGGGAGCGGCAGCGGAGCGGTGAGCAGCGGGCCGTGCCGGGGCTTcggggccgtgccgtgccgtgccgtgcttCCAGGCAGGCACCGGGCTGCCCCTCCGCCTGCCTTAACCCCGCACCCGGATGCACGTAACGCGCTGCAGGGGGGTGCCGGCTGCACGGGGGCGCGCGCGCAGCGTTTGGCCGTTGAGGCTGAGTTGCATTCGATGGTGCGTGAAACTACCGAGCAGGCGTGTGGTGCGGTGCAGGGGGCGCGCATTAAGTAGTGCCTGTTAACGGGCTGCGTTTGGGCCCTGGCGTGCCTTAAGTTGTGCGGTAAGTTGCGCATTGAGAGTGTACATGACATGCTGTGTCGGCAGCTAGGCATTTAATAGTTCATTAAATAGTTCATTAAACATCCCTATAGCATGCTGCATTAGATAGTGCGCTAAATCCGCATGTAAGAGGCACATGGGGCCAAGTGTGCCTTAAATGCATATGTAACATGCTGCAGTTGACGTTGCACATGCATTAAATAGCACATTAAGTGGGCACATACTGTATTGCAGTTGGGGTTGGGCACGCgttaaaaaatgcaataaatacaCACTGAGCACCTTGCATTCCTGGCTGATCCCATCCTGCTGCACAGTGTGATTCAGGAGCAAAACTCGAGTGATGCAGGGTGGCCTTTGCCCTGTTCGGGAGGTGCAGAATTGaacctgttttttaaatctgGGTTAGGTGAGGTAGAGATGCAGGGAGCGGCAGTGTGCACAGAGCTGGATTTCCACCTCTGTTGCTACTGGTAGGAACCCTGCCAGAGGGGTTTCACAGCCCACCCTGGGTGTGCACAGCCTTGTGTGGGAACATGGGGCAGCTAAACCCAGAGTTCGGGCATGTGCAGAGCCCAGGGTGAGCCAGGATCACCCTGGTTTCAGTGGCCTCTCACAACAGTCCTCCATGGGACTGCGGTGGGGCATTTTGCAAGGTTGCAACCCCCTGAGCAATGGCACCAAGTGTTAAAGCCACAGGGTTGCAGCTCAGCATGTCCCCACTGCTGCATAATCAATATTGGTGGTCTTCAAACCTGCTGGGGTGGCCCCACTAGTCTGTATTGCAGGGATCTCTGCCAGGGCCATTGTGCAGCTCTTGCTGTCCCCCCTCAGCAGGGCAAGAaaccagagagaaaagcagtaaaTGGAACATGGAAACATGCCAAACACAGGCAACCTGCAAGGGAAATTGGTGAGGAAAATGATGCCAAAAGAAACCACTTCTGGGCACATCCAACAGCCTGGCTACAGCACTGGCTGGGCAGAATTAAAATCTTGccaaagctgctctgcattcctgcttttctgtgtgctttgcaTTGTGGCTGGCCTGCttgtgccagccctgctccactGCTGTAGCTCCAGGACATCCCACTTGAGTCTTATCTTGGGCCAGATCATTCTCACTCATCACACTCCTCATCATTCATCTTCTAAACCCTACTAAAGTACTGATGAAACCAGGCTGGCATGTATCCAAGTAATTGTTCTCCAGCTTCAGGATCACACACTGCCAGAATTTCCTGTCCTGCAGAATGAGAACAGACTGAGGGTCATGCCTTCAATCTTTCTGCATGGTACCCCATTACGCCAGCACCTGGGTCTATTCCTGCATCTTGGTCCCTCACACTTTCTGAAGTTCTCAATCACCATTTTCCCCCACTTCCTTAACCTTTCTCAACCCACCCATAGCCTGGGGGAGACCTGTGGGGAGGACCTGGATGTTTTGGTGGGCTGCCTGTTGCTGTTCATGCTGAATTGTGGGGGAAGGTAGCCCCTCTTTATGCCATGATGCCTGGGGCTTGGTACGTGCACTGAGCTGCAAACAGGACTCAGCAAGGAAGCTgtgaagctgctgcagccccctggaTGGGGAGCTCTGGGCAGGGAAGGAGTTTTGGGACAGTGTCACCTTGTATCTATATCAGGTACTAGAGTGACATGAACTTAGATCTTTTGCTTTACTGCAGGCCCAGTTTGTGTGAGATGCTGCCAAGTGCTGCTGTCTATTACTTCCCATGGGAGATCAACAGCTCAGTCCCAGAGGGGGAGGCGCTGAGGACATTTGGCAGGTGAGAAGGtaccctgctctccctgcaggcCAGGACTTTCCTTCACTGGCTTATCCCCCTCCTTTTGTCTGTAATTGTTGTACCTCTGCACTGCTGAGCTTTCCAAATCGATCGTTCCCAGGTTACACTGCTACGACCTGGCCCGGTCCGAAGCCATTCTCACTGCTCAGCATAGCTCAGCTCACTACCACGTCTGTGTCGACACCAGGTTTGTGGAGCCATTCCAAGCCCAGCCAGGATCTTGCTACATGGTCCTAGGAGAGACTGAACACAGGGAAGGTAAATGCTCTGAGAACCAGTGCCCTTTGCTGCTGTTCATGGTCCGTCCGCTCCTTCCTGGCTCCCTGGGTGCATGGTGAGACATGCTGTCACTTGAGGTCAGCTTTGGCCAAGGCAGGCTcatctcctgcagctgcctccgGTCACATGAGTGCGTGATTCAGCAGCCTGTCTCTCCCTGATGACCATGAGAAGAGCCCCCCATATCTTGGTGAAAATCTGGTACTCTAGCACAGATTTCATTAGAAATAGGCAGTGCCTTAGCAGCATCACTGAGCTTGTGAAACCTGTGCTAATGCCCTCTGGCATCACTGCCAGCCACCACATCATCTGTGCTCCAAACATGGCTGATTGCAGTAATACGTCATTGTGAGCTGGCTGGGTTGGTCTTTGCCATCCTTGAAAGGCTCTAATTATATCCTTGCCCTCAGACACGG contains these protein-coding regions:
- the TEN1 gene encoding CST complex subunit TEN1 isoform X3, translated to MHVTRCRGVPAARGRARSVWPLRLSCIRWPSLCEMLPSAAVYYFPWEINSSVPEGEALRTFGRLHCYDLARSEAILTAQHSSAHYHVCVDTRFVEPFQAQPGSCYMVLGETEHREDPSLMLFRQ
- the TEN1 gene encoding CST complex subunit TEN1 isoform X1; its protein translation is MHVTRCRGVPAARGRARSVWPLRLSCIRWPSLCEMLPSAAVYYFPWEINSSVPEGEALRTFGRLHCYDLARSEAILTAQHSSAHYHVCVDTRFVEPFQAQPGSCYMVLGETEHREGEGPVVKARILTCVEGMNVPLLEQAIQEQRKYFNERQEQTENRTS
- the TEN1 gene encoding CST complex subunit TEN1 isoform X2: MLPSAAVYYFPWEINSSVPEGEALRTFGRLHCYDLARSEAILTAQHSSAHYHVCVDTRFVEPFQAQPGSCYMVLGETEHREGEGPVVKARILTCVEGMNVPLLEQAIQEQRKYFNERQEQTENRTS